The segment AGATATGCAATTGATGCAACTAAACTAGTACTTGAGCTTGGTTGGAGAGCAGATGAGAACTTTGATAGTGGAATTGTGAAAACTATTGAATGGTATTTAAATAAATATGGAATAAATAAATGATTAATGTAACAAAAACATATCTTCCAAACAAAGAAAAATATAAAAAGTATATAGATGAAATCTACGAAAATGGATGGCTTACAAACAATGGTCCGTTAGTCCAAAGACTTGAAAAAAGACTTGCTGAATATTTAGGAGTTAAAAATATAATTTTAGTTTCAAATGGTACAGTAGCTCTTGAGATAGCATATAGAACTTTGGATATAAAAGGATTTGCTATTACGACTCCTTTTAGTTTTGTGGCAACTACAAGTTCACTTGTAACAAACAATATTTTACCTATATTTGCAGATATTGACCAAAATTCATTTAATCTAGACCCTAAAAATATAGAAAAGCTCATCACACCAAACACTTCAGCAATAGTTCCTGTACATGTTTTTGGAAATGCTTGTGAAGTAGAAGAAATAGAACAAATAGCTAATAAACATAATCTTAAAGTGATTTATGATGCAGCACATGCTTTTGATGTACAATACAAAGACAAAAGTTTATTAAACTATGGAGATATATCAACTCTTAGTTTTCATTCAACTAAACTTTTTCATAGTATAGAAGGTGGAGCTTTAATCATTAATGATGATAAGTTAGTGCAAAAAGCAAGATACCTTATAAACTTTGGTATAAAAAATGCGGAAGAAATACCACATCTAGGTACTAATGCTAAGATGAATGAGTTTGAGGCAGCCATGGGACTTTGTGTACTTGATGACATAGAAGAAATCAAAGCAAAAAGAAAAACTATATTAGAAACTTATCAAAGTAAACTAAAAGGATTGGTGCAGTTTCAAGAGAAAAAAGAAAAAGCAACAGAAAACTACAGTTATTTTCCTGTAGTTTTCAAAAGTGAAGAAGAACTTTTAAAAGTACAAAAAGCTTTAAATGAAAAACAAATATTTCCACGAAGATATTTTTATCCATCTCTTGATACTTTGGATTATATCGAGCCAAAACAAGAGTGTAAAATATCAAGAGATATAAGCAAAAGAATACTTTGTTTACCTATTTATGCTGAATTGGAAAAAGATATTCAAATACAGATTGTAAAAATTATAAAGGAAAATATTTGAAAAACTATAATATTTTAATCTTTCCATGTGGAACTGAAATAGCAAATGAAGCAATAAACTCTTTAAAAAATCACAAGTATTTTAAGTTGCATTTTGCTTCTAGTGAAGGAATTTCTTATTGTAATTATAGAGATAAAGATATCAGTATTTTACCTTATGTTACTGCTGATATATTTGAAGAAAAATTAAACAATCTTATTCAAAATAAAGAAATAAATTTCATTATACCTGCACATGATGATGTTGCTTATGTATTGAGCATTTTAGAGAGTAAATTAAATGCTAAAGTCATCGGTCAAACACAACAAGTCAATGAAATAGTGAGATTTAAAGATAAAACTTATGAATATTTTCAAAACTTACTTCCTATTGCAAAAGTATTTGAAAATACTCCAGCCAAAAATAGTTTTCCAATTTTTACAAAACCTATTAAAGGTCAAGGTTCATTAGATGCACAAAGATTAAATACTCTACAAGAATTTCATACCTTTTTTTCAAACCATAAAAGAGAAGAATTTATTGTAATGGAACTTTTAACAGATGAAGAGTTTACAATAGATTGTTTTTCGGATAAAGGTAATGTATTATATTTTGGTGCTAGAACAAGAGAAAAAACAACAAGAGGAATCTCTATACAATCAACATTTATTTCAGACATAAGTTTAAATAAACAGTTTGAAAAACATGCTACTGTCATTAGTAAAGAGTTAAATTTACATGGAATTTGGTTTTTTCAGATGAAGTTTAATAAAGACAGAGAACTAAGACTGCTAGAAATTGGGCCTAGAGTTTCTGGAACAATGATGTTAAATCGTTCAAGGGGTATAAATTTTGTAGAACTTGCAATTTATCAAAAATTAGGTTTAAAAGTAGAAGTTATAATAAATGATATTCAACTTTCCTTAGCACGAGCATTGGTACCTATTTATAAGCATAATATCCAGTTTGATAATTTATATATTGATTTTGATGACACATTGCTTTTAGATGAAAAATATATCAATACTGAATTAATGAAACTTATATTTCAAGCTAAAAATGAAAACAAAAAAGTTTATCTTATAACAAAAAATAAAAAATTTAATCTTATAAAGACATTACATAAATTTGGAATTACAAATATTTTTGATGAGATTATTCATATTCACGAGAATGATGATAAAACAAACTATATGTTGAATAATTCCATTTTAATAGATGATTCATTTCAGGAAAGAAAAAATGCTAAAGAGAAGGGCATTTATGTATTTGGATTAGATAACTTTTGTATACTATTTTCTAATAAAGTGTAAAATATCATGATTTTTAATAGTTTAGATTTTGTAATATTTTTCTTTATATTTTTTGGATTTTATTTGTTTATTCCTAAAAAAATTAGATATATATTTGTATTAGTATCTAGTTATTATTTTTACACATTTAACGGTTCTGATTGGATATATTTAATTTTAGGATTGACTATATTTGTTTACAGTATGGGATTATTAATTACACGATTTAACAGTTATAAAAAGCTTATTTTAATTAGCACATTATCTATGCTTTTAATTGTTTTAGCATATTACAAATATAGAGAATTTATTTATTTTGGTGTACTTGATATATTTGATTTACAAATAGCTGATTTTAAAAATATTAAGATTTATGATTTACCTTTAGCAATATCTTTTTTTACATTTGAATTTATTCATTACATTGTAGATGTTTATAAAGGTAGCAAACCAATAAAGAATTTTTTTACCTTTGCACTATTTCCGGCTTTTTTCCCAACGATGATAGCAGGTCCTATAAAAAGGTATCAAGATTTTACGAAACAATTACAGCATAACGATGCTTTTTCATTAAAAAGTGAATATTTCTCAAAAGGATTTTATTTAATACTAACAGGATTATTTGTAAAAATAGTTTTTTCAGATTATATTTGTCTTCCTATTGTTGATAAAGTTTATGGAAATTTATCATCAGCATCAAATCTTGATATTTTGTTAGCAATGGTAGGTTTTTCATTTCAAATATTCTACGATTTTGCAGGGTATAGTTTAATTGCTATTGGATTAGCAAAATTGATGGGTATTGATATTCCTATAAATTTTAATTCCCCATATTTAGCAGTCAATGTAAGTGATTTTTGGAAGAGATGGCATATTACACTATCACAGTGGTTGAGGGATTATTTATATATACCTTTAGGTGGATCAAGAACAAGTAAAATAAAAGTTTATAGGAATTTACTCATAACAATGACTTTGGGTGGATTATGGCATGGAGCAGGTTTAAATTTTATAATTTGGGGGATGTTGCATGGAATTGCTCTTGTAGTTTATCATTATTATTCAGAGTGGAGAAAAATTAATATCGTCCCAAATAACTTAATAATTTTAAAACATACTATAGCAGTTACTATAACATTTATATTTGTAACATGTACATGGGTCTTTTTTAGATTAGATTCATTTTATGATGCAATGTTTGTGTTTAATAAATTACTTTCAGTTGGAAGTTATAATGTGTTATTAGTAAATGCTAATGAATATAAATTACTGTTTATTGTTGGATTATTTACATTTATAGGTCCTATAATGTTGAAGAAAATTGAATTAATAATTTATGAACTTTTATATCTAAGGGTGATTTATTTAAATATTTTACTTTTAATAATATTAGTTACTATTCCTCTGTTCAAAAATCCAGTATTTATTTATTTTAAATTTTAGGATTAGTAATGAAAAAAACGATATACGTAATAGTTATAATTTTAGGATTTATTAGTTTTATTAATCTACCATTTTGGAGTGGAATATATGATAGATATTTTTTAAAGAATACAATAGATTATAAATTAACTTTGTTAAATAATATGTCTAAATCACCTGATATAATATTTTTTGGTTCATCGAATAGTGAACAAGGTTTAAATGCACAGACATTAGAAGAAGAATATTCTAAATTAATAAATAAAAAAGTTACAGCATTTAATTTTTCAATCCCAGCCGCTATGTATTTAGAAAAGTATTATTTACTTAAATATTTAGTGGATAAAGGAAAAAAACCAAAACTTATAGTATTACATTATGTTCCTAAAACTAATTTTATCTACACAAAAGATATTTTTTATGCTTCCTATTTTACATATGATAAGGCTTTAAGGATATCAGATTTGTCAGATTTGTCAAAATCTTATATAAGTAATAAAAGTTTATTGGAATTTTATTTTGCATATTTTTACAAACCTTACTTGTATAGAGGAGTATTGTTCGATAATTTAGCAGAATTTTATCATAACATAAGAGAAGGTAAAAATCCTGAAATAAATTTTGTTGGATTAAG is part of the Arcobacter sp. F2176 genome and harbors:
- a CDS encoding MBOAT family protein, yielding MIFNSLDFVIFFFIFFGFYLFIPKKIRYIFVLVSSYYFYTFNGSDWIYLILGLTIFVYSMGLLITRFNSYKKLILISTLSMLLIVLAYYKYREFIYFGVLDIFDLQIADFKNIKIYDLPLAISFFTFEFIHYIVDVYKGSKPIKNFFTFALFPAFFPTMIAGPIKRYQDFTKQLQHNDAFSLKSEYFSKGFYLILTGLFVKIVFSDYICLPIVDKVYGNLSSASNLDILLAMVGFSFQIFYDFAGYSLIAIGLAKLMGIDIPINFNSPYLAVNVSDFWKRWHITLSQWLRDYLYIPLGGSRTSKIKVYRNLLITMTLGGLWHGAGLNFIIWGMLHGIALVVYHYYSEWRKINIVPNNLIILKHTIAVTITFIFVTCTWVFFRLDSFYDAMFVFNKLLSVGSYNVLLVNANEYKLLFIVGLFTFIGPIMLKKIELIIYELLYLRVIYLNILLLIILVTIPLFKNPVFIYFKF
- a CDS encoding ATP-grasp domain-containing protein: MKNYNILIFPCGTEIANEAINSLKNHKYFKLHFASSEGISYCNYRDKDISILPYVTADIFEEKLNNLIQNKEINFIIPAHDDVAYVLSILESKLNAKVIGQTQQVNEIVRFKDKTYEYFQNLLPIAKVFENTPAKNSFPIFTKPIKGQGSLDAQRLNTLQEFHTFFSNHKREEFIVMELLTDEEFTIDCFSDKGNVLYFGARTREKTTRGISIQSTFISDISLNKQFEKHATVISKELNLHGIWFFQMKFNKDRELRLLEIGPRVSGTMMLNRSRGINFVELAIYQKLGLKVEVIINDIQLSLARALVPIYKHNIQFDNLYIDFDDTLLLDEKYINTELMKLIFQAKNENKKVYLITKNKKFNLIKTLHKFGITNIFDEIIHIHENDDKTNYMLNNSILIDDSFQERKNAKEKGIYVFGLDNFCILFSNKV
- a CDS encoding DegT/DnrJ/EryC1/StrS aminotransferase family protein; amino-acid sequence: MINVTKTYLPNKEKYKKYIDEIYENGWLTNNGPLVQRLEKRLAEYLGVKNIILVSNGTVALEIAYRTLDIKGFAITTPFSFVATTSSLVTNNILPIFADIDQNSFNLDPKNIEKLITPNTSAIVPVHVFGNACEVEEIEQIANKHNLKVIYDAAHAFDVQYKDKSLLNYGDISTLSFHSTKLFHSIEGGALIINDDKLVQKARYLINFGIKNAEEIPHLGTNAKMNEFEAAMGLCVLDDIEEIKAKRKTILETYQSKLKGLVQFQEKKEKATENYSYFPVVFKSEEELLKVQKALNEKQIFPRRYFYPSLDTLDYIEPKQECKISRDISKRILCLPIYAELEKDIQIQIVKIIKENI